The following coding sequences lie in one Oceanicola sp. 502str15 genomic window:
- a CDS encoding LysR family transcriptional regulator, translated as MPRNLDLTALRSFVTVADCAGVTRAAGQLNVTQSAVSMQLKRLEEALDEKLLDRSQRQIALTPAGEQLLSYARRMLALNDEAITRLTAEEFEGQIVLGVPHDIVLGYIPRLLQRFAAEFPRVRVHLVSSFTRSLKEDYGRGECDMIVTTEDGVDEGGETLREVPLIWVGAPGGCAWRRRPLPLAFEDKCFFKPIVHRALDEAGVPWQMQVSSNSARTVEATVNADLAVHAMLEGMHPATTEPICHGGALPELRSFRINLYGANRIKNPAEEALAELLRRAYAGRLPGTGMSPVPVGDSGVIGEAISAVAQQQPYRSSAAS; from the coding sequence ATGCCCCGCAACCTTGACCTTACGGCCCTGCGCAGCTTCGTGACCGTTGCCGATTGTGCCGGCGTTACCCGCGCGGCAGGGCAGCTCAACGTGACCCAATCTGCGGTGTCGATGCAGCTCAAGCGGCTGGAAGAGGCGCTGGACGAGAAGCTGCTGGACCGGTCGCAGCGCCAGATCGCGCTGACCCCCGCGGGCGAGCAGCTTCTCAGCTATGCGCGGCGGATGCTGGCGCTGAACGACGAGGCCATCACCCGGCTGACGGCGGAAGAGTTCGAGGGCCAGATCGTGCTGGGTGTGCCCCATGATATCGTGCTCGGATACATCCCGCGCCTGCTGCAACGCTTTGCGGCCGAGTTTCCGCGGGTGCGGGTGCATCTGGTTTCGTCATTCACCCGCAGCCTGAAGGAAGACTACGGGCGCGGCGAGTGCGACATGATCGTGACCACCGAAGACGGTGTTGACGAGGGCGGGGAGACGCTGCGGGAGGTGCCGCTGATCTGGGTGGGCGCCCCAGGCGGATGCGCGTGGCGCCGTCGCCCGCTGCCGCTCGCCTTCGAGGACAAATGCTTCTTCAAGCCCATCGTGCATCGGGCGCTGGATGAGGCCGGGGTGCCCTGGCAGATGCAGGTCAGCTCCAACTCGGCGCGCACGGTCGAGGCCACGGTGAACGCCGACCTCGCCGTTCATGCCATGCTGGAGGGGATGCACCCGGCCACCACCGAGCCGATCTGCCACGGCGGGGCGCTGCCCGAGCTGCGCTCGTTCCGCATCAACCTATATGGCGCGAACCGGATCAAGAACCCGGCGGAAGAGGCGCTGGCCGAACTGCTGCGCCGCGCTTACGCGGGCCGGCTGCCGGGGACGGGCATGAGCCCGGTGCCGGTTGGCGACAGCGGCGTGATCGGCGAAGCGATCAGCGCCGTGGCTCAACAACAACCTTACCGGTCGAGCGCCGCGTCCTGA
- the gatC gene encoding Asp-tRNA(Asn)/Glu-tRNA(Gln) amidotransferase subunit GatC encodes MSIDTETARRVAHLARIAVPEEDLPALAGEFNAILGFIEQLSEVDVEGVEPMVSVTPQRLKRREDVVTDGNQPQAVLANAPDAREGFFAVPKVVE; translated from the coding sequence ATGTCGATCGACACCGAAACCGCCCGCCGCGTGGCGCATCTGGCCCGCATCGCGGTGCCCGAAGAAGACCTGCCCGCGCTGGCCGGAGAGTTCAATGCCATCCTCGGCTTCATCGAGCAGCTCTCGGAAGTGGATGTGGAGGGCGTGGAGCCGATGGTGTCGGTCACGCCGCAGCGCCTGAAGCGGCGCGAGGATGTGGTGACGGACGGCAACCAGCCGCAGGCCGTGCTGGCCAATGCCCCCGACGCCCGCGAGGGCTTCTTTGCGGTGCCGAAGGTGGTGGAGTGA
- a CDS encoding N-acetylmuramoyl-L-alanine amidase: MKVRQYPTPNQGERREGARPDIVLLHYTAMSDTETVLKRLATPEAEVSAHYVVSPQGEVWQMVDEELRAWHAGAGRWGGCEDVNSRSIGIEIVNAAKEPFAAPQMRSVEALVEAIMARWGVPPCRVIGHSDIAPGRKIDPGPRFDWRRLAVQGLAVWSEAQGAGAAGWDRFMQDARVFGYTAEVTPEVLLRAFRDRFRPGVSGELDGVDCARIADLAARFPADPDAALV; encoded by the coding sequence GTGAAGGTCCGGCAGTATCCGACGCCAAACCAGGGCGAGAGGCGGGAGGGCGCGCGGCCTGATATCGTGCTGCTGCATTACACCGCCATGTCCGACACCGAGACCGTTCTGAAACGGCTGGCCACCCCCGAGGCGGAGGTGTCGGCGCATTATGTCGTCAGCCCGCAGGGCGAGGTCTGGCAGATGGTGGATGAGGAGCTGCGGGCCTGGCATGCCGGGGCCGGGCGCTGGGGGGGCTGCGAAGATGTGAATTCGCGCTCGATCGGGATCGAGATCGTCAATGCCGCGAAGGAGCCCTTTGCCGCGCCGCAGATGCGCAGCGTGGAAGCACTGGTCGAGGCCATCATGGCACGCTGGGGTGTGCCCCCCTGCCGGGTGATCGGCCATTCCGACATTGCCCCGGGCCGCAAGATCGACCCCGGCCCGCGCTTCGACTGGCGACGGCTGGCGGTGCAGGGGCTTGCGGTGTGGAGCGAGGCGCAGGGCGCGGGCGCGGCGGGTTGGGACAGGTTCATGCAGGATGCGCGGGTGTTCGGCTACACGGCGGAGGTGACGCCCGAGGTGCTGCTGCGGGCCTTTCGCGACCGGTTCCGTCCCGGCGTGAGCGGGGAACTCGACGGGGTGGATTGTGCCCGGATCGCGGATCTTGCGGCGCGGTTTCCGGCAGACCCGGACGCGGCGCTGGTGTAA
- a CDS encoding Bax inhibitor-1/YccA family protein has translation MAEYETIRSVGVGARSAEIDAGLKAHMNKVYGTMSVGLLLTAAVAWAIGNNDAMIQQIFATPLRWVVMFAPLIMIFAFGAMVNKMSAAAAQLFFYAFSAVMGLSISWIFAAYTDFSIAQTFLVTAIAFAGLSLWGYTTKKDISGWGSFLIMGVIGILVASIINIWLQSPGMMFAISILGVLIFAGLTAYDTQNIKNTYIAHAAHGDQEWLGKAAIMGALSLYLDFINMFMFLLSLMGGRE, from the coding sequence ATGGCAGAGTATGAAACGATCCGCTCAGTAGGCGTTGGCGCCCGCTCCGCAGAGATCGATGCGGGCCTGAAAGCCCATATGAACAAGGTCTACGGGACCATGTCCGTGGGCCTTCTGCTCACCGCGGCCGTGGCCTGGGCCATCGGCAACAACGACGCGATGATCCAGCAGATCTTCGCAACCCCGCTTCGCTGGGTCGTGATGTTTGCCCCGCTCATCATGATTTTCGCCTTCGGCGCGATGGTCAACAAGATGTCTGCCGCAGCCGCGCAGCTCTTCTTCTACGCCTTCTCCGCCGTCATGGGCCTGTCGATCTCCTGGATCTTCGCCGCCTACACCGACTTCTCGATCGCCCAGACCTTCCTGGTCACCGCGATCGCCTTCGCCGGTCTGTCCCTCTGGGGCTACACCACCAAGAAGGACATCTCGGGCTGGGGCAGCTTCCTGATCATGGGTGTCATCGGCATCCTGGTGGCCTCGATCATCAACATCTGGCTGCAAAGCCCGGGCATGATGTTCGCCATCTCGATCCTCGGCGTGCTGATCTTCGCAGGCCTCACCGCCTACGACACGCAGAACATCAAGAACACCTACATCGCCCACGCGGCGCATGGGGACCAGGAATGGCTCGGCAAGGCCGCCATCATGGGCGCGCTCAGCCTCTACCTGGACTTCATCAACATGTTCATGTTCCTGCTCTCGCTGATGGGCGGCCGCGAATAA
- a CDS encoding NADPH:quinone oxidoreductase family protein has product MKAYRVTQAGERPQLVDVSTPAPAPGEVAVEIAACGLNFADLLMVEGTYQDTPPAPFTLGIELAGTVTALGEGVESLAPGDRIGVFGGRGGLAEAGCFPADRCLKLPEAMPFHIAAAFLVAYGTSHLALAHRARLTAGERLVVTGAAGGVGLTAVELGARLGAEVVAIARGADKLEVAAKAGATHLIDATSEDIRGQLKALGGIDVLYDTVGDPLFTQCFRAARPEARLLAIGFAGGKVPQIKANHLLVKNITVMGLYWGGYMGFAPEVLTGSLADLLKLWEGGGLHPHVSHRLPLTGIDEAMDLIRTRRSTGKVVVEPRR; this is encoded by the coding sequence ATGAAGGCCTATCGCGTCACACAAGCCGGCGAACGCCCACAACTTGTCGATGTATCAACACCCGCCCCGGCACCCGGAGAGGTCGCCGTTGAAATCGCCGCCTGCGGGCTCAACTTCGCCGATCTGTTGATGGTCGAAGGCACCTATCAGGACACGCCCCCCGCCCCCTTCACGCTCGGCATCGAGCTGGCGGGCACCGTCACCGCGCTTGGCGAGGGAGTCGAGAGCCTTGCGCCCGGAGACCGGATCGGGGTGTTCGGCGGGCGCGGCGGGCTGGCCGAGGCCGGATGCTTTCCCGCAGATCGCTGCCTCAAGCTGCCCGAGGCCATGCCCTTCCACATCGCCGCCGCCTTCCTCGTCGCCTATGGGACATCACACCTCGCTCTGGCGCACCGGGCACGGCTCACGGCCGGGGAGCGGCTGGTCGTGACCGGCGCGGCGGGCGGTGTCGGCCTGACGGCGGTGGAGCTCGGCGCCCGGCTCGGCGCCGAGGTGGTGGCCATTGCCCGCGGGGCCGACAAGCTCGAGGTCGCCGCCAAGGCCGGCGCCACCCACCTGATCGACGCCACCAGCGAAGACATCCGCGGCCAGCTCAAGGCGCTCGGCGGCATCGACGTGCTCTATGACACCGTGGGCGACCCGCTCTTTACCCAATGCTTCCGCGCCGCGCGGCCCGAGGCGCGGCTTCTGGCCATCGGCTTTGCCGGAGGCAAGGTGCCCCAGATCAAGGCCAATCACCTGCTCGTCAAGAACATTACCGTCATGGGCCTGTACTGGGGCGGCTACATGGGCTTTGCGCCCGAGGTGCTCACCGGCTCCCTCGCGGACCTGCTGAAGCTCTGGGAGGGGGGTGGCCTGCACCCCCATGTCTCGCACCGCCTCCCCCTGACCGGGATCGACGAGGCGATGGACCTGATCAGGACGCGGCGCTCGACCGGTAAGGTTGTTGTTGAGCCACGGCGCTGA
- a CDS encoding TetR/AcrR family transcriptional regulator, with protein sequence MTEPSKSDQTRARILATGRALVLARGFGGVGLKDILAAAGVPKGSFYYYFPSKEAFGCALLDGYVQEYLAALDGLIALPEPAAARMARYFNAALGTEAATMADRCLVVKLAAEIADLSEDMRQILDAGVAQVCARLALLLREGATDGSLASHPDPERSGAMLYAQWLGAAIHAKLSRSRTPLEQAMEDTRARFFT encoded by the coding sequence ATGACCGAGCCAAGCAAATCCGACCAGACCCGCGCCCGCATCCTCGCCACAGGCCGCGCCCTCGTGCTGGCGCGTGGCTTCGGCGGTGTCGGGCTGAAAGACATCCTCGCCGCCGCAGGTGTGCCCAAGGGCTCCTTCTACTACTACTTCCCCTCCAAGGAGGCCTTCGGCTGCGCCTTGCTGGATGGCTACGTGCAAGAATACCTCGCAGCCCTCGACGGGCTGATCGCCCTCCCCGAGCCCGCCGCGGCGCGGATGGCCCGCTACTTCAACGCCGCGCTTGGCACCGAAGCCGCCACCATGGCCGACCGCTGCCTCGTGGTGAAGCTCGCCGCCGAGATTGCAGACCTCTCCGAAGACATGCGCCAGATCCTCGATGCGGGCGTGGCGCAGGTCTGCGCCCGCCTTGCCCTCCTGCTGCGCGAGGGCGCCACCGATGGCTCCCTCGCCTCGCACCCCGATCCCGAGCGCAGCGGCGCCATGCTCTATGCCCAATGGCTGGGCGCGGCGATCCACGCCAAGCTCTCCCGCAGCCGCACCCCGCTTGAACAGGCGATGGAAGACACCCGCGCGCGGTTTTTTACCTGA
- a CDS encoding metal-dependent hydrolase: protein MKLTWLGHAGWRLEAEEAVILIDPWLDGNPTFPAERKAEALEGATHILLTHGHGDHAGGVPEIAAEKDIEIFTMVELAGLLEGVKATGFNKGGTVDLGGVKVTMVPASHSSAYNGNPAGSEVGYVLKGDGKCVYFSGDTGIMADMEWIGAYFEPDIGILCCGGFYTMDMEQAAWAAKRYFDFETVIASHYKTFPALAQDAEALKKGLKGVDVLEPEVLVAIEL, encoded by the coding sequence ATGAAACTCACCTGGCTCGGACACGCTGGCTGGCGGCTCGAAGCGGAGGAGGCGGTCATCCTGATCGACCCCTGGCTTGACGGAAACCCGACCTTCCCGGCGGAGCGCAAGGCAGAGGCGCTCGAGGGCGCAACCCACATCCTGCTGACCCACGGCCACGGCGACCACGCAGGCGGCGTGCCCGAGATCGCAGCCGAGAAGGACATCGAGATATTCACCATGGTCGAGCTCGCCGGGCTGCTCGAGGGTGTGAAGGCGACGGGCTTCAACAAGGGCGGCACGGTCGACCTCGGCGGCGTGAAGGTCACGATGGTCCCCGCCTCTCACTCCAGCGCATACAACGGCAATCCGGCCGGGTCCGAGGTGGGCTACGTGCTCAAGGGCGACGGAAAATGCGTTTATTTCTCGGGCGACACCGGGATCATGGCCGACATGGAGTGGATCGGCGCCTATTTCGAGCCCGATATCGGCATTCTCTGCTGCGGCGGCTTCTACACCATGGACATGGAGCAGGCCGCCTGGGCCGCGAAGCGCTACTTCGACTTCGAAACCGTGATCGCCTCGCATTACAAGACCTTCCCGGCGCTGGCTCAGGATGCCGAGGCTCTAAAGAAGGGCCTGAAAGGGGTGGATGTGTTGGAGCCGGAGGTCCTGGTGGCCATCGAGCTCTGA
- the rpmG gene encoding 50S ribosomal protein L33, translating into MAKPTTIKIRLNSTADTGHFYVTKKNARTMTEKMVVRKYDPVARKHVEYKEGKIK; encoded by the coding sequence ATGGCCAAACCGACCACCATCAAGATCCGGCTGAACTCCACTGCCGACACCGGCCACTTTTACGTGACCAAAAAGAACGCCCGCACCATGACCGAGAAGATGGTCGTACGCAAATACGACCCGGTCGCGCGCAAGCACGTGGAATACAAGGAAGGCAAGATCAAGTAA
- a CDS encoding helix-turn-helix domain-containing protein yields the protein MKHPVDIHVGKRVRHRRWMVGMTQQQLAEKVGIKFQQIQKYETGMNRVSASRLWDISHALDVPISFFFEGLSEDMPQVARSEAADNGEAVPGDILGDREALELVRSYYAIPESQRRRLFDLARVLSDVN from the coding sequence ATGAAACATCCGGTCGACATTCATGTGGGCAAAAGAGTCCGCCACCGCCGGTGGATGGTCGGGATGACGCAGCAACAGCTTGCCGAGAAGGTCGGCATCAAGTTTCAGCAGATCCAGAAATACGAAACCGGGATGAACCGGGTCAGCGCCTCTCGCCTCTGGGACATTTCCCATGCCCTGGATGTGCCGATCTCGTTCTTCTTCGAAGGTCTCAGCGAGGACATGCCCCAAGTGGCCAGATCCGAAGCCGCCGACAACGGTGAGGCGGTGCCGGGCGATATCCTGGGTGACCGCGAGGCACTGGAGCTTGTGCGCAGCTACTACGCCATCCCCGAAAGCCAGCGCCGCCGGCTTTTCGACCTTGCCCGCGTTCTGAGCGATGTGAACTGA
- a CDS encoding AAA family ATPase — MERVMIVGGPGSGKSTLARALGVATGLPVFHMDHIHYGPGWKQREPEVKSWMSEEVHRKPRWIFEGNHSRTYAQRMARADMLVWLDLPIGLRLFRVMRRQVQYLGKSRPDLPEGCVERLDRGALDFWLWIWRTRNTSRARIAEMVAHPPAHLAVVHLRSRREVRGWLERIRAGEAPVRQALEEGPQGADGSTSQPGPA; from the coding sequence ATGGAACGGGTTATGATCGTAGGAGGGCCCGGTTCGGGCAAATCCACCCTGGCGCGGGCGCTGGGGGTGGCTACGGGTCTGCCTGTCTTCCACATGGATCACATCCATTACGGCCCGGGCTGGAAGCAGCGCGAGCCGGAAGTGAAGAGCTGGATGAGCGAGGAGGTCCATCGCAAGCCGCGCTGGATCTTCGAGGGCAACCATTCGCGGACCTATGCCCAGCGGATGGCGCGGGCCGACATGCTGGTGTGGCTCGACCTGCCCATCGGCCTGCGGCTGTTTCGGGTGATGCGGCGGCAGGTGCAATACCTTGGCAAGTCGCGTCCCGATCTGCCGGAGGGCTGCGTGGAGCGGCTGGATCGCGGGGCGCTCGACTTCTGGCTTTGGATCTGGCGCACGCGGAACACCTCCCGTGCGCGGATTGCGGAGATGGTGGCGCATCCGCCCGCGCATCTTGCGGTGGTGCATCTGCGCTCGCGGCGCGAGGTGCGTGGCTGGTTGGAGCGTATCAGGGCAGGGGAGGCGCCTGTTCGGCAGGCGCTGGAGGAGGGGCCGCAGGGCGCGGATGGCTCCACCTCGCAGCCGGGGCCGGCGTGA
- a CDS encoding zinc-binding dehydrogenase — translation MKAITYTRFGEPADVLQTSDIPTPEPKAGEVRITMKLSPIHNHDLWTARGTYGYKPELPAVGGTEALGIIEALGEGVDSALLGKRVVAAGVHGAWAEQFIAPAAAVVPLPDAIPDAAGAQLVAMPISALALLEYLKVSEGDFVVQTAANGTVGKIFAELAKSRGIRTLNLVRRAEAVAELEEMGIDNVLTTSDPDWTAKARDILGKTGAQAAIDSVGGPIVADIADLLGTDGTLVVFGTATGEPLQLRAGSVISRHLTVKGFWGSRVMNEMEGSEKARLIGELVTLAAKGALHLPSGGEFSLDEPVDAVKASLTPGRSGKILLRG, via the coding sequence ATGAAAGCCATCACCTACACCCGCTTTGGCGAACCCGCCGATGTGCTGCAAACCTCCGATATCCCCACCCCCGAGCCCAAGGCCGGCGAGGTGCGGATCACCATGAAGCTCTCCCCGATCCACAACCACGATCTGTGGACCGCCCGTGGCACCTACGGCTACAAGCCCGAGCTGCCCGCCGTCGGCGGCACCGAGGCGCTGGGGATCATCGAAGCCCTCGGCGAGGGGGTCGACAGCGCCCTGCTTGGCAAGCGCGTGGTGGCCGCCGGGGTCCACGGGGCCTGGGCCGAGCAGTTCATCGCCCCTGCCGCCGCCGTGGTCCCCCTGCCCGATGCCATCCCCGACGCGGCCGGGGCGCAGCTTGTCGCCATGCCGATCAGCGCCCTCGCCCTGCTGGAATATCTCAAGGTGTCCGAGGGCGATTTCGTGGTTCAAACCGCCGCCAACGGCACCGTCGGCAAGATCTTCGCCGAACTGGCCAAGTCGCGCGGCATCCGCACCCTCAACCTCGTGCGCCGGGCAGAGGCGGTGGCCGAGCTGGAAGAGATGGGCATCGACAACGTGCTCACCACCTCCGACCCGGATTGGACCGCCAAGGCGCGTGACATCCTCGGCAAGACCGGCGCCCAAGCCGCGATCGACAGTGTCGGCGGCCCCATCGTGGCCGACATCGCAGACCTTCTGGGCACCGACGGCACGCTCGTTGTCTTCGGCACGGCCACCGGCGAGCCGCTTCAGCTTCGGGCCGGTTCGGTGATCTCGCGACATCTCACGGTCAAGGGGTTCTGGGGCTCCCGCGTGATGAACGAGATGGAGGGCAGCGAGAAGGCCCGCCTCATTGGCGAGCTGGTCACGCTCGCTGCCAAGGGCGCGCTTCACCTGCCCTCGGGCGGGGAGTTCTCGCTTGATGAACCGGTCGACGCCGTGAAGGCTTCGCTCACCCCCGGACGGAGCGGCAAGATCCTGCTGCGGGGCTGA
- the gatA gene encoding Asp-tRNA(Asn)/Glu-tRNA(Gln) amidotransferase subunit GatA, translating to MSDLTKLTIAGARDALKAGETTSVEITEACLSAIEGAGALNAFVHHTPEVALEQAKAADARIKAGDAPAMCGIPLGIKDLFCTKGVESQAASAILGGFKPEYESTVTSQLFEAGAVMLGKLNMDEFAMGSSNETSTYGNAVNPWRRGNDEAALTPGGSSGGSASAVAADLCLAATGTDTGGSIRQPAAFTGITGLKPTYGRVSRWGIIAFASSLDQAGPMTKDVRDCAIMLGAMAGHDPKDSTSADLAVPDFEAMLTGDIKGKVIGIPKEYRMEGMPEEIGALWDEGTAMLKAAGAEIRDISLPHTKYALPTYYVIAPAEASSNLARYDGVRFGHRARLAQGDGIEAMYEKTRAEGFGAEVKRRVMVGTYVLSAGYYDAYYNRARKVRALIKRDFDEVFAAGVDAILTPATPSSAFGLGEMASADPVQMYLNDVFTVTVNLAGLPGIALPTGLDKQGLPLGLQLIGRPWEEGDLLNTAYALERAAGFVAKPGKWW from the coding sequence ATGAGCGATCTGACCAAGCTGACCATTGCCGGGGCGCGCGACGCGCTGAAGGCGGGAGAGACCACCTCTGTCGAGATCACCGAGGCCTGCCTTTCGGCCATCGAGGGGGCGGGGGCGCTGAATGCCTTTGTGCACCACACGCCGGAAGTCGCGCTGGAGCAGGCGAAGGCCGCCGATGCGCGGATCAAGGCGGGCGATGCGCCTGCGATGTGCGGGATTCCGCTGGGCATCAAGGATCTGTTCTGCACCAAGGGTGTGGAGAGCCAGGCCGCCTCGGCGATCCTTGGTGGGTTCAAGCCGGAGTATGAGAGCACCGTCACCAGCCAGCTCTTCGAGGCTGGCGCGGTGATGCTGGGCAAGTTGAACATGGACGAGTTTGCCATGGGGTCGTCTAACGAGACCTCGACCTATGGCAATGCGGTCAATCCGTGGCGGCGGGGCAATGACGAGGCGGCGCTGACGCCGGGTGGTTCTTCGGGTGGCTCTGCCTCCGCCGTGGCCGCGGACCTCTGCCTTGCCGCGACCGGCACCGACACCGGCGGCTCGATCCGCCAGCCTGCCGCCTTCACCGGCATCACCGGCCTCAAGCCCACCTATGGCCGCGTGAGCCGCTGGGGCATCATCGCCTTTGCCTCCTCGCTCGATCAGGCCGGGCCGATGACAAAGGACGTGCGCGACTGCGCGATCATGCTCGGCGCCATGGCCGGGCATGACCCGAAGGACAGCACCTCCGCCGATCTGGCCGTGCCCGATTTCGAGGCCATGCTGACCGGCGACATCAAGGGCAAGGTGATCGGGATTCCGAAGGAATACCGAATGGAGGGAATGCCCGAGGAGATCGGCGCGCTCTGGGACGAGGGCACGGCGATGCTGAAGGCGGCGGGGGCGGAGATTCGCGATATTTCGCTGCCCCACACCAAGTATGCCCTGCCGACCTACTACGTGATTGCGCCCGCCGAGGCCTCTTCCAACCTCGCCCGCTACGACGGCGTGCGCTTTGGCCACCGGGCCAGGCTGGCGCAGGGGGATGGCATCGAGGCGATGTATGAAAAGACCCGCGCCGAGGGCTTTGGCGCCGAGGTGAAACGCCGGGTGATGGTGGGCACCTATGTGCTCTCCGCCGGCTATTACGACGCCTATTACAACCGCGCCCGCAAGGTGCGCGCCCTGATCAAGCGGGACTTTGACGAGGTCTTTGCCGCCGGGGTCGACGCGATCCTGACGCCTGCCACCCCGTCCTCGGCCTTCGGGCTGGGCGAGATGGCCTCGGCGGATCCGGTGCAGATGTATCTCAACGATGTGTTCACCGTGACGGTCAACCTTGCCGGGCTGCCGGGCATTGCGCTGCCCACCGGGCTCGACAAGCAGGGGCTGCCGCTAGGGCTGCAACTCATCGGGCGGCCGTGGGAGGAGGGCGACCTTCTGAACACGGCTTACGCACTGGAACGTGCGGCCGGATTTGTGGCCAAACCGGGCAAATGGTGGTAA
- a CDS encoding DUF1127 domain-containing protein, translating into MSTHVSPLSSGALSGCHPATRSGLLARALGMLALRRQRLALARLDATLLKDIGISAEEARSESTRRLWDVPPGWRT; encoded by the coding sequence ATGAGCACCCACGTCTCCCCCCTCTCCTCCGGCGCACTGTCCGGATGCCACCCTGCCACCCGCAGCGGCCTGCTGGCCCGCGCTCTGGGCATGCTCGCCCTGCGCCGTCAGCGCCTGGCCCTCGCCCGGCTCGACGCCACGTTGCTCAAGGATATCGGCATTTCCGCCGAAGAGGCCCGGTCCGAATCCACCCGCCGCCTCTGGGACGTTCCCCCGGGCTGGCGGACCTGA
- a CDS encoding nucleoside deaminase — MSFTSHMETALEEARAAASRGEVPVGAVLVSPEGAVVARAGNRTREMADPSAHAEMLVIRHACAANGSERLPGHVLYVTLEPCAMCAAVIAAARIARVVYGAADPKSGGVDHGARVFSHPQAHHAPEVIGGIAEDEAAALLKAFFARRRG; from the coding sequence ATGAGCTTTACGAGCCATATGGAAACGGCGCTGGAGGAGGCGCGCGCGGCGGCATCGCGCGGCGAGGTGCCGGTGGGGGCGGTGCTGGTCTCGCCCGAGGGCGCGGTGGTGGCTCGCGCGGGAAACCGCACCCGCGAGATGGCAGACCCTTCGGCCCACGCCGAGATGCTGGTGATCCGGCACGCCTGCGCCGCCAACGGCTCAGAGCGGCTGCCGGGCCATGTGCTCTACGTCACGCTGGAGCCCTGCGCCATGTGCGCCGCCGTCATCGCCGCTGCCCGGATCGCACGCGTGGTCTATGGCGCAGCCGACCCGAAGTCGGGCGGGGTCGATCACGGGGCAAGGGTCTTCAGTCACCCGCAGGCCCATCATGCGCCCGAGGTCATCGGCGGCATTGCCGAAGACGAGGCCGCCGCGCTGCTCAAGGCGTTCTTCGCGCGCCGCCGCGGCTGA
- a CDS encoding GNAT family N-acetyltransferase: MQTHHSETPGPIPRPAVPPFTIRAARMGDVQAVGKLLATSYGTLLAPDYPAEALAAALPYISRPRASLLSCGTYYLADTGEGLLAAGGWTFHAPGGGATGPRQVGHIRHVATLPEAARRGVGRAIMEHTLFDAHEAGVRRMMCYSTLTARRFYAELGFVEQGEILVTLTPGLEFAAIQMCCEM, translated from the coding sequence ATGCAGACCCATCACAGCGAAACGCCCGGACCTATTCCGCGCCCCGCCGTGCCGCCCTTTACCATTCGCGCCGCCCGCATGGGCGACGTGCAGGCGGTGGGCAAGCTGCTGGCCACCTCCTACGGAACCCTGCTGGCGCCGGACTACCCGGCAGAGGCCCTCGCCGCCGCCTTGCCCTATATCTCGCGGCCGAGGGCCTCGCTGCTCTCCTGTGGCACCTACTACCTTGCCGACACGGGCGAGGGGCTGCTTGCGGCCGGCGGCTGGACCTTTCATGCCCCCGGTGGAGGCGCGACCGGGCCGCGGCAGGTGGGGCACATCCGCCACGTGGCCACGCTTCCGGAGGCCGCGCGTCGCGGGGTGGGCCGCGCGATCATGGAGCATACGCTCTTTGATGCCCATGAGGCCGGGGTGCGGCGGATGATGTGTTACTCCACGCTGACTGCGCGCCGCTTTTATGCCGAGCTGGGGTTTGTCGAGCAGGGCGAGATCCTTGTGACGCTGACGCCGGGGCTGGAGTTTGCGGCGATCCAGATGTGTTGCGAAATGTGA